In Nonomuraea muscovyensis, one genomic interval encodes:
- a CDS encoding VOC family protein encodes MTDYYEAFDISPVPPPGPDATPPEIYRGIYGMPTFVTVPTPDLAASVDFWTRGLGFIDLFTVPGQVTHLRRWAFQDALLVPTGALPAPSTVNIGFSCVLSQVDEIAQACTTLVPGCTTGPRQTPWNTVELEVITPENARVIMTAARPLDLDSAEARYLEANGFTLPQG; translated from the coding sequence ATGACCGACTACTACGAGGCATTTGATATCAGCCCCGTCCCTCCGCCCGGGCCCGACGCGACGCCACCTGAGATATACCGGGGCATCTACGGCATGCCGACGTTCGTCACCGTGCCGACGCCGGACCTGGCCGCGTCTGTGGATTTCTGGACCCGCGGGCTCGGTTTCATCGACCTGTTCACGGTCCCGGGCCAGGTCACGCACCTTCGACGGTGGGCGTTCCAAGACGCTCTGCTCGTCCCGACCGGCGCCCTGCCGGCCCCTTCGACGGTGAACATCGGCTTCAGTTGCGTGCTGAGCCAGGTCGACGAGATCGCGCAGGCGTGCACCACACTGGTGCCGGGATGCACGACGGGACCGCGACAGACTCCGTGGAACACCGTAGAACTGGAGGTCATCACGCCGGAGAACGCTCGCGTGATCATGACTGCGGCCCGTCCCCTCGACCTCGACAGCGCCGAGGCACGCTACCTCGAAGCAAACGGCTTCACGCTTCCCCAAGGGTGA
- a CDS encoding ABC transporter permease, with amino-acid sequence MTALRWWVTDAWTITRRDVTHWTRQPGAVVLGWAFPIMILLMFAGLFGGAITVPDGRYVDFLVPGLLAMTMAFGLETTVLAVATDAARGITDRFRSMPMSASAVVLGRCLADMMNAVIGLAFLIGAGLAMGWRWQHGAENALAAIGLLLLLRFALLWVGIFLGLTVKGPESVVAVQILVWPVGFLSSAFIDPATMPSWLGTVAEWNPLTATASAARDLFGGPGWGGASFAAQHAAEAAIVWPLLLTAVFLPLSIRAYRGLGR; translated from the coding sequence ATGACGGCGCTCAGGTGGTGGGTGACCGACGCGTGGACGATCACACGACGGGACGTGACGCACTGGACGCGGCAGCCGGGAGCGGTGGTGCTCGGCTGGGCCTTCCCGATCATGATTCTGCTCATGTTCGCCGGTCTTTTCGGCGGCGCCATCACCGTGCCCGATGGCCGCTACGTCGACTTCCTGGTGCCCGGCCTCCTCGCCATGACGATGGCCTTCGGCCTGGAGACGACGGTGCTGGCCGTCGCCACCGACGCGGCCAGGGGCATCACCGACCGGTTCCGATCGATGCCGATGAGCGCATCGGCGGTGGTGCTGGGCCGATGCCTCGCCGACATGATGAACGCGGTGATCGGGCTCGCCTTCCTGATCGGGGCGGGTCTGGCCATGGGCTGGCGCTGGCAGCACGGAGCCGAGAACGCCCTGGCCGCCATCGGCCTGCTCCTGCTCCTGCGCTTCGCGCTGTTGTGGGTCGGCATCTTCCTCGGACTCACGGTGAAGGGGCCCGAGTCGGTGGTTGCGGTACAGATCCTGGTCTGGCCGGTTGGTTTCCTGTCCAGCGCCTTCATCGACCCGGCGACCATGCCGTCCTGGCTGGGGACCGTCGCGGAGTGGAACCCCCTGACCGCGACCGCCTCCGCGGCCCGCGATCTGTTCGGCGGCCCGGGCTGGGGCGGCGCCTCGTTCGCGGCCCAGCACGCGGCCGAGGCGGCGATCGTGTGGCCCCTGCTGTTGACCGCCGTCTTTCTACCCCTTTCGATCCGCGCCTATCGGGGGCTCGGCAGATGA
- a CDS encoding nuclear transport factor 2 family protein, which produces MYQPSAEELKSIEAWFAEYDALADRGAIEELADLAVFPMNLATDVPGGHAAVRQWTREEYIEAMKEAMGGGTAGLDLESTRTPRFISENLVVVETEATMTIEGQRQRMHYADLLVRTEDGWAFQTMVQGGWGHGWPAAKRG; this is translated from the coding sequence ATGTATCAGCCGTCCGCCGAGGAACTGAAGAGCATCGAGGCGTGGTTCGCCGAGTACGACGCGCTGGCCGACCGCGGCGCGATCGAGGAACTGGCGGACCTGGCGGTCTTCCCGATGAACCTGGCCACCGACGTGCCCGGCGGCCACGCCGCGGTGCGGCAGTGGACGCGGGAGGAGTACATCGAGGCGATGAAGGAGGCCATGGGCGGAGGTACGGCAGGCCTCGATCTCGAGTCGACGCGCACCCCCCGCTTCATCAGCGAGAACCTCGTCGTCGTCGAGACCGAGGCCACGATGACCATCGAGGGTCAGCGGCAACGCATGCACTACGCCGACCTGCTGGTACGCACGGAGGACGGGTGGGCGTTCCAGACGATGGTGCAGGGCGGCTGGGGCCACGGCTGGCCGGCCGCCAAGCGCGGTTAG
- a CDS encoding winged helix-turn-helix domain-containing protein, producing the protein MVELKANQPRWRQVHAIIAERIRTGEYKPGERIPSLVALIEEFGIANATGQKVMRALRADGLIRTEPGMGSFVTTLEERQAVGD; encoded by the coding sequence GTGGTGGAGTTGAAGGCGAATCAGCCCAGGTGGCGGCAAGTGCACGCGATCATCGCGGAGCGCATCCGCACCGGTGAGTACAAGCCGGGCGAGCGCATCCCCTCCCTGGTGGCCCTCATCGAGGAGTTCGGCATCGCCAACGCCACCGGCCAGAAGGTCATGCGCGCTCTGCGAGCTGACGGCTTGATCCGTACTGAGCCAGGCATGGGCAGCTTCGTCACTACCCTCGAGGAGCGCCAGGCGGTCGGGGATTAG
- a CDS encoding ATP-binding cassette domain-containing protein, translating to MDGNQLAIEAIDVRKRYAGAAEPAGLHGFDLRVEAGTVCGLLGPNGAGKTTAVRILATLLRFDSGEARVAGYDVRRQAGQVRSSIGLVGQYAAVDEIMTGRQNLEMVGRLHHLGATRARQRADELLERFSLADTGGKPVGKYSGGMRRRLDLAASLIVSPAVLFVDEPTTGLDPRARREVWDAIRDLVDGGTTVLLTTQYLEEADQLADRVSMLATGRVVAEGTPEELKSAIGGDRIDIVVSDEAMLSRTLEAMRPLSEDATRVEVDAGRLRLSLPVTERTKALMRVATALGEAGVEPVDVTLRRPTLDEVFLRLTGAAPHAVRDEVTA from the coding sequence GTGGACGGGAATCAGCTCGCCATCGAGGCGATCGACGTGCGCAAGCGCTATGCGGGCGCGGCGGAGCCGGCCGGGTTGCACGGGTTCGACCTTCGGGTCGAGGCCGGTACGGTATGCGGCCTCCTGGGGCCCAACGGCGCGGGGAAGACCACGGCGGTCCGCATCCTCGCCACGCTGCTCAGATTCGACTCGGGTGAGGCGAGGGTGGCCGGATACGACGTGCGGCGGCAGGCCGGGCAGGTACGGAGCAGCATCGGCCTGGTCGGGCAGTACGCGGCCGTCGACGAGATCATGACGGGGCGGCAGAACCTGGAGATGGTCGGACGGCTGCACCACCTGGGCGCGACGCGAGCCCGGCAACGCGCCGACGAACTGCTCGAACGTTTCTCGCTCGCGGACACCGGAGGCAAGCCTGTGGGGAAGTACTCCGGCGGCATGCGCAGGCGGCTCGACCTGGCCGCGAGCCTGATCGTCTCACCGGCGGTGCTCTTCGTCGACGAGCCCACGACCGGCCTGGACCCGCGGGCGCGGCGGGAGGTCTGGGATGCGATCCGCGACCTCGTGGACGGCGGCACGACCGTTCTGCTCACCACCCAGTATCTCGAGGAGGCCGACCAACTAGCCGACCGTGTCTCGATGCTGGCGACAGGGCGGGTCGTCGCGGAGGGTACGCCGGAGGAACTCAAATCGGCGATCGGCGGTGACCGCATCGACATCGTCGTCTCCGACGAGGCGATGCTCTCCCGGACACTGGAGGCGATGCGACCGCTCAGCGAGGATGCGACGCGGGTCGAGGTGGACGCCGGGAGGCTCCGGCTGAGCCTGCCGGTGACCGAGCGGACGAAGGCGCTCATGCGGGTCGCGACGGCGTTGGGCGAGGCTGGTGTCGAACCGGTCGACGTGACGTTGCGCCGCCCCACCTTGGACGAGGTCTTCCTGCGCCTGACCGGCGCGGCGCCACACGCCGTACGAGACGAGGTGACGGCATGA
- a CDS encoding FtsK/SpoIIIE domain-containing protein — MTPSPRTQHGLLRVRVGVLDTGSPWVLDFTPVPHWLNTGATQSGKSTLVNALITGLASQPVTLVGFDLKGGVELTPYSKRLTALATERAECGHLLNDLMTEVKRRMALCRDHKVRNIWRLPETLRPVPVVVLVDEVAELFLMAHKGEKDEVAQTATQLLRLAQLGRAFGVYLFVCGQRVGSDLGPGVTALRSQLSGRVCHRVNDPETANMTLGDADPAALVASRQIPANMPGTAIVIGEDGRWYRAPSVYVTEEQAEHAAETYADLTPTWAEVTTTVEPVTHDELNALLPESAPA, encoded by the coding sequence CTGACTCCAAGTCCTCGCACGCAACACGGCCTGCTACGGGTCCGCGTCGGCGTCCTCGACACCGGAAGCCCGTGGGTGCTCGACTTCACCCCCGTGCCGCACTGGCTGAACACCGGGGCCACCCAGTCCGGCAAGTCCACGCTCGTCAACGCCCTGATCACCGGCCTCGCCTCCCAACCGGTCACGCTGGTCGGCTTCGACCTCAAGGGCGGCGTCGAACTGACCCCGTACAGCAAGCGACTGACCGCCCTCGCCACCGAACGCGCCGAGTGCGGCCACCTCCTCAACGACCTGATGACCGAGGTCAAACGCCGTATGGCGCTCTGCCGGGACCACAAGGTCCGCAACATCTGGAGGCTGCCCGAAACCCTGCGACCCGTCCCGGTCGTGGTCCTGGTCGACGAGGTCGCCGAACTGTTCCTGATGGCCCACAAGGGCGAGAAGGACGAGGTCGCGCAGACCGCGACGCAACTCCTCCGGCTCGCCCAACTCGGCCGGGCCTTCGGGGTCTACCTGTTCGTCTGCGGTCAGCGGGTCGGCTCGGACCTCGGCCCCGGCGTCACCGCGCTGCGCTCCCAGCTCTCCGGCCGCGTCTGCCACCGCGTGAACGACCCCGAGACCGCGAACATGACCCTCGGCGACGCCGACCCGGCCGCCCTGGTCGCTTCCCGGCAGATCCCAGCGAACATGCCCGGCACCGCCATCGTGATCGGCGAGGACGGCCGCTGGTACCGCGCCCCCTCGGTGTACGTCACCGAGGAACAGGCCGAACACGCCGCCGAGACGTACGCGGACCTGACGCCGACCTGGGCCGAAGTGACCACCACCGTCGAACCGGTCACCCACGACGAACTCAACGCCCTGCTCCCCGAGTCGGCACCCGCCTGA